In the genome of Polaribacter sp. MED152, one region contains:
- a CDS encoding universal stress protein: MQNILVPIGFTENALNTLQYAIDFASEINAKVFVFRAYSSQSKAGTMINLDKIIERETNLYLRTMVNASDTKDVKIQLISAKGSLIDSVESINEELGIDLIIVGAKSNSIKEELFLGKTAGSLVKQTELPLLTVPEGYKYKPVKNILTAFKSGNINSKTALKPLQFIADKFSAKVNLLLVKTPNYTEEDLVINDELAKLQSTLTTTENATTFQGVLEHINTHNPDMLCVFRRKRGFFKKLWEKSTILKEEFFTNVPLLVLKGK, translated from the coding sequence ATGCAAAATATTCTAGTACCCATAGGTTTTACAGAGAATGCTTTAAACACTTTACAATATGCAATAGATTTCGCTTCAGAAATTAACGCAAAAGTTTTTGTTTTTAGGGCTTACAGCTCACAATCTAAAGCTGGTACTATGATTAATCTTGATAAAATCATAGAGCGTGAAACCAATCTATATTTAAGAACTATGGTTAATGCTTCAGATACTAAAGATGTAAAAATTCAATTAATTTCTGCTAAAGGATCTTTGATAGATAGCGTAGAAAGTATTAATGAAGAATTAGGTATAGACCTTATAATAGTTGGCGCCAAAAGTAATTCTATTAAAGAAGAATTATTCTTAGGTAAAACTGCTGGTAGCTTGGTAAAACAAACAGAATTACCATTATTAACAGTACCTGAAGGATACAAATACAAACCTGTAAAAAACATATTAACTGCTTTTAAATCAGGAAATATTAATAGTAAAACCGCACTAAAACCTTTACAGTTTATAGCTGATAAATTTTCGGCAAAAGTGAATTTATTATTGGTAAAAACACCTAACTATACAGAAGAAGATTTGGTCATAAACGATGAATTGGCAAAACTTCAAAGTACGTTAACTACAACAGAAAACGCTACTACTTTTCAAGGTGTTTTAGAACACATAAATACTCACAACCCAGATATGCTTTGTGTATTTAGACGTAAAAGAGGATTCTTTAAAAAGCTTTGGGAAAAAAGCACCATTTTAAAAGAAGAGTTTTTTACAAATGTGCCTTTACTAGTTCTTAAAGGTAAATAA
- a CDS encoding MATE family efflux transporter → MKADISFKNINRLAIPALIAGIAEPLLSITDTAIIGNIDENATESLAAVGIVGAFISMLIWVFGQIRSAISSIISQYVGANKIDQIQKLPIQAIAIIITGSLCILAISYPFAKQIFQFYNASGQVLEYCITYFKIRIFGFPFSLFVFAIFGVFRGLQNTFYPMIIAIIGALLNIVLDLIFVYGIEGYVPAMQIQGAAYASVIAQITMAVIAIVLLIKKTTISLKFSLPLHVEIPNLLGMIGNLFIRTLALNTALYFATSYATNYGPAYIAAYTIGINIWLLGAFMIDGYSSAGNILSGKLLGAKNYKTLVELSTKLFKYGISTGSIIALVGFVFYNFIGEIFTKEPEVLTQFYNVFWIVLLTQPISAITFIFDGMFKGMGKMKYLRNVLLFSTGLVFIPTLLFFDYLDLKLTAIWIAFTLWIMARGIPLIIKFRQLFLPLAKD, encoded by the coding sequence TTGAAGGCAGATATTAGTTTTAAAAACATTAATAGATTGGCAATTCCTGCCTTAATTGCTGGTATTGCAGAACCACTTTTATCGATTACAGATACTGCAATTATTGGTAATATAGATGAAAATGCTACAGAAAGCTTGGCAGCTGTAGGTATTGTTGGTGCTTTTATTTCTATGCTAATTTGGGTTTTTGGACAAATTAGAAGTGCAATATCTTCTATTATTTCACAATACGTAGGTGCTAATAAAATAGATCAAATTCAGAAATTACCTATACAAGCTATTGCTATAATAATAACTGGTAGCTTATGTATTTTGGCCATTAGTTATCCTTTTGCAAAACAAATATTTCAGTTTTATAATGCATCTGGACAAGTTTTAGAATACTGTATAACTTACTTTAAAATCAGAATTTTTGGATTTCCATTTTCATTATTTGTATTCGCAATTTTCGGAGTTTTTAGAGGTCTACAGAACACTTTTTACCCTATGATAATTGCAATAATTGGTGCTCTTTTAAACATCGTCTTAGATTTAATTTTTGTTTATGGTATAGAAGGTTATGTACCTGCAATGCAAATTCAAGGAGCAGCTTATGCAAGTGTAATTGCGCAAATTACTATGGCTGTAATTGCAATAGTTTTATTGATAAAAAAGACAACAATTTCGTTAAAATTCTCTTTGCCTCTTCATGTAGAAATCCCCAATTTATTGGGTATGATTGGCAATCTTTTTATTAGAACACTTGCCTTAAATACAGCTTTATATTTTGCAACTTCTTATGCTACAAATTATGGCCCAGCTTATATTGCAGCCTACACTATTGGCATAAATATTTGGCTATTGGGTGCTTTTATGATAGATGGTTATTCGAGTGCAGGTAATATATTATCAGGAAAATTACTTGGCGCAAAAAACTACAAAACTTTAGTAGAATTAAGTACTAAATTGTTCAAGTACGGAATTTCAACTGGATCAATAATTGCCTTAGTTGGGTTTGTTTTTTACAATTTTATAGGTGAAATTTTCACAAAAGAACCAGAAGTGCTCACTCAGTTTTATAATGTTTTTTGGATAGTTCTATTAACTCAACCTATAAGTGCAATTACATTTATTTTTGATGGAATGTTTAAAGGAATGGGTAAAATGAAATATTTAAGAAATGTATTATTATTCTCTACAGGGCTTGTATTTATACCAACTTTACTATTTTTTGATTATCTCGATTTAAAACTTACAGCCATTTGGATTGCTTTTACATTATGGATTATGGCTAGAGGAATACCATTAATTATAAAGTTTAGGCAACTATTTTTACCTTTAGCAAAAGACTAG